The following proteins are co-located in the Streptomyces sp. NBC_01198 genome:
- a CDS encoding GNAT family N-acetyltransferase translates to MAVPEAIIRPAVPADLAAVTEIFAHYVSQTVITFEQTPPTVAEWQRRLHDLADRGLPFLVADLDGDVAGYAYAGPWRPKPAYRHTVENSIYLAPDQTGRGLGGALLGALLTGCAQAGVRQMIAVIADTGSGASTALHKRFAFTHAGRLTGVGYKHGRSIDTVLMQRALTTDQNG, encoded by the coding sequence GTGGCAGTTCCCGAAGCGATCATCCGCCCCGCGGTCCCCGCAGACCTGGCGGCCGTGACCGAGATCTTCGCGCACTACGTCTCCCAGACCGTGATCACCTTCGAGCAGACTCCGCCGACCGTCGCGGAATGGCAGCGACGGCTCCACGACCTCGCCGATCGCGGTCTGCCCTTCCTGGTCGCCGACCTGGACGGCGACGTGGCCGGGTACGCCTACGCCGGCCCCTGGCGCCCCAAGCCGGCCTACCGGCACACCGTGGAGAACTCCATCTATCTCGCGCCGGACCAGACAGGCCGAGGGCTGGGCGGAGCCCTGCTCGGCGCCCTGTTGACCGGATGCGCCCAGGCGGGCGTGCGCCAGATGATCGCGGTCATCGCGGACACCGGAAGCGGCGCTTCCACCGCGCTGCACAAGCGTTTCGCCTTCACCCACGCCGGCCGGCTGACCGGAGTCGGATACAAGCACGGCCGCTCGATCGACACGGTGCTCATGCAGCGGGCCCTGACCACCGACCAGAACGGATGA
- a CDS encoding DJ-1/PfpI family protein, whose protein sequence is MSKVLIMLTGARVWSQNDGTERPTGFWAEEFAVPHQLLTEAGVELTLATPGGAVPVADEHSLSAGANSGDADAAARFRSYLEQVREFLESPLRLEDIDPAAYDAVLIPGGHGPMQDLAVNAESGHILAAMLPDGSKTVAALCHGQAAFLSAGDAEGNWLFTGRKMTSFTDEEEHITGLDANAPWLLESRLRAGGAEFTGGPAWQSHVVVDGNLITGQNPASGAAVTRKLLAALAVQKPAATTGTPFHAAPRSVEETNKAIVRRAYELAAADDLEALFEVRAADYRLTLPEGHPVPGSWTGPDANAARERIFAAIGADGMTTRELVADGPHRVIAIVEPTGLDGAGNRWSMLLTELFRIEDGKVTDIKPFWWDIVELNRIAASRR, encoded by the coding sequence ATGTCCAAGGTGCTCATCATGCTCACCGGCGCGCGCGTTTGGAGCCAGAACGACGGCACCGAGCGTCCGACCGGCTTCTGGGCGGAGGAATTCGCCGTCCCGCACCAGCTGCTCACCGAGGCGGGCGTCGAGCTCACGCTGGCCACCCCGGGCGGCGCTGTGCCCGTCGCCGACGAACACAGCCTGTCGGCCGGGGCCAACAGCGGTGACGCGGACGCCGCGGCGCGCTTCCGCTCCTACCTCGAACAGGTGCGCGAATTCCTGGAGAGTCCGCTGCGCCTGGAGGACATCGACCCGGCGGCGTACGACGCGGTACTCATCCCCGGCGGCCACGGGCCGATGCAGGATCTGGCGGTGAACGCCGAGTCCGGCCATATCCTCGCCGCGATGCTGCCGGACGGCAGCAAGACGGTGGCCGCGCTCTGCCACGGCCAGGCCGCCTTCCTCTCCGCGGGCGACGCGGAGGGTAACTGGCTCTTCACCGGCCGCAAGATGACCTCGTTCACCGACGAGGAGGAGCACATCACCGGTCTCGACGCGAACGCACCCTGGCTCCTGGAGTCGCGCCTGCGCGCGGGCGGCGCCGAGTTCACCGGCGGCCCGGCCTGGCAGTCGCACGTCGTCGTCGACGGCAACTTGATCACCGGCCAGAATCCCGCATCCGGCGCGGCCGTCACCAGGAAGCTCCTGGCAGCCCTCGCCGTCCAGAAGCCCGCCGCCACGACCGGCACTCCGTTCCATGCGGCACCGCGGTCCGTCGAGGAGACCAACAAGGCGATCGTCCGGCGGGCCTACGAACTCGCCGCGGCCGACGACCTCGAAGCCCTCTTCGAGGTCCGCGCGGCGGACTACCGCCTGACGCTGCCCGAGGGCCATCCGGTCCCCGGCTCGTGGACCGGACCCGACGCCAACGCGGCCCGGGAGCGGATATTCGCCGCGATCGGCGCCGACGGGATGACCACCCGCGAACTCGTCGCGGACGGCCCCCACCGCGTGATCGCCATCGTCGAGCCGACCGGCCTCGACGGCGCAGGCAACCGCTGGTCGATGCTGTTGACCGAGCTGTTCCGGATCGAGGACGGAAAGGTCACGGACATCAAGCCGTTCTGGTGGGACATCGTCGAACTCAACCGGATCGCTGCCAGCAGGCGTTGA
- a CDS encoding MarR family winged helix-turn-helix transcriptional regulator, which produces MTQSRSSHQHTANVLGALSLVVADRMNSAVEAVASLGPSTPAALAALHEFLDGGTVTQLSSVLGLSHSGTVRLVDRLTAEGLVERGGADDGRAVSVVLTPRGRDAAARVLQAREQSLAGALAALSLDELESLATTLDRMLTTVTLARAEERSARTNGRPQPWLCRLCDFAACGRSEGDCPVNNAATTGDGS; this is translated from the coding sequence GTGACGCAATCCCGGTCAAGCCACCAGCACACAGCCAACGTCCTGGGCGCCCTGAGCCTCGTGGTCGCCGACCGGATGAACTCCGCCGTCGAAGCGGTCGCGTCGCTCGGCCCGTCGACCCCGGCCGCACTCGCCGCGCTGCACGAGTTCCTCGACGGCGGCACGGTCACCCAGTTGAGTTCCGTACTCGGCCTGAGCCACTCGGGCACCGTCCGCCTCGTCGACCGCCTCACCGCGGAAGGCCTGGTCGAACGCGGCGGAGCGGACGACGGACGGGCCGTCTCCGTCGTCCTGACCCCACGTGGCCGGGACGCGGCCGCACGCGTCCTTCAAGCGCGCGAGCAGTCACTGGCGGGCGCGCTTGCGGCGCTCTCCTTGGACGAGCTGGAGAGTCTTGCGACAACGCTGGACAGGATGCTGACCACAGTGACCCTCGCCCGAGCCGAGGAGCGCTCCGCCCGCACCAACGGCCGTCCACAGCCGTGGCTGTGCCGGCTGTGCGACTTCGCCGCATGCGGCCGGAGCGAGGGTGACTGCCCGGTCAACAACGCGGCAACGACCGGCGACGGCAGTTGA
- a CDS encoding SCO6745 family protein produces MFELLEPICLVTFCADECNEELAALGHRTYWDGYFASRAAPLGRVPAQVVHAAFYNFADGEAARHIPSAWETIPPEASVAARERGSAASLRRILGDELAGSPGLVRAADLTTKAATSAPADGRVMYAGMRTLEVPGDPVARLWHSATMLREHRGDGHIAALVSVRIGGTEAHVLSALEQGIHPPESFGRIHHLPKERLATVMEGLRERGLIDTDGHFTDAGRATKQRIESLTDELATAPYDVLSPAELDELITELEPIAAALVATGSQ; encoded by the coding sequence ATGTTCGAGCTCCTGGAGCCGATCTGCCTGGTCACCTTCTGCGCCGACGAGTGCAACGAGGAACTGGCCGCTCTCGGCCACCGCACCTACTGGGACGGTTACTTCGCCAGCCGTGCCGCACCACTGGGACGGGTGCCGGCCCAGGTCGTGCACGCAGCCTTCTACAACTTCGCCGACGGGGAAGCCGCACGGCACATCCCCAGCGCCTGGGAGACGATCCCGCCGGAGGCCTCCGTCGCCGCGCGGGAGCGGGGCAGCGCGGCTTCCCTACGACGCATCCTCGGCGACGAGCTGGCCGGCTCCCCGGGCCTGGTGCGCGCCGCGGACCTGACCACCAAGGCCGCGACGAGCGCCCCCGCCGACGGACGGGTGATGTACGCCGGCATGCGCACCCTTGAGGTACCCGGCGACCCCGTCGCCCGGCTGTGGCATTCCGCGACCATGCTGCGCGAGCACCGCGGCGACGGGCACATCGCCGCTCTCGTCAGCGTGCGCATCGGTGGCACGGAGGCCCACGTGCTCTCCGCTCTGGAACAGGGCATCCACCCTCCGGAGTCGTTCGGACGCATCCATCACCTGCCGAAAGAGCGCCTGGCCACGGTCATGGAGGGCTTGCGTGAACGCGGACTCATCGACACGGACGGCCACTTCACCGACGCCGGCCGCGCGACCAAGCAACGCATCGAATCCCTCACCGACGAACTCGCCACCGCGCCCTACGACGTCCTGTCCCCCGCCGAACTCGACGAACTGATCACCGAGCTCGAACCCATCGCTGCGGCCCTGGTGGCCACAGGCTCGCAGTAA
- a CDS encoding YdeI/OmpD-associated family protein produces the protein MTDLEELLVQDAEAWHAWLDGHHDDHPGVWLVLHKKGGRVTALTYAQALDEALCVGWIDGQIARRDDGSYRQRFTPRRPNSPWSARNVEYVARLTAAGRMRPAGIAAVDAAKASGQWQAAYRGQADMQIPSDLAQALAADPAAAATFDQLDAANRYSIVYRLNAVKRPATRERKLAEYVDMLARGESLHPRRSRKDPQ, from the coding sequence GTGACCGATCTCGAGGAGTTGCTTGTCCAGGACGCCGAGGCGTGGCATGCCTGGCTGGACGGTCACCACGACGACCACCCAGGGGTCTGGCTGGTGCTGCACAAGAAGGGCGGCCGGGTGACGGCCCTGACCTACGCGCAAGCGCTCGACGAGGCGTTGTGCGTCGGCTGGATCGACGGGCAGATCGCCCGGCGTGACGACGGCAGCTACCGCCAGCGCTTCACCCCTCGTCGGCCGAACAGCCCCTGGTCCGCCAGGAACGTCGAGTACGTCGCCCGCCTTACCGCGGCCGGACGGATGCGGCCGGCCGGAATCGCGGCAGTCGATGCGGCCAAGGCGTCAGGACAGTGGCAGGCGGCCTATCGCGGGCAGGCCGACATGCAGATCCCGTCCGACCTGGCTCAGGCGCTGGCGGCCGACCCGGCCGCGGCCGCGACGTTCGACCAACTGGACGCGGCCAACCGCTACTCCATCGTCTACCGGCTCAACGCCGTCAAGCGCCCGGCCACCCGTGAGCGCAAGCTGGCCGAGTACGTCGACATGCTCGCGCGCGGCGAATCCCTCCACCCCCGCAGGTCCCGGAAGGACCCTCAGTAA
- a CDS encoding helix-turn-helix transcriptional regulator gives MDGREEFGSFLRAARARTAPTTVAGLAAGGPGDGPRQRRVKGLRREEVAQLAGVSFDYYARLEQGRIGHVSDAVLAGVADALSLDQAERRYLRDLMEGPRRPSTASRVGTSPSRGERARPTIRRLVDAFADVPVMVTGRGMDVLAVNALAAEIFFDSATVPASGRNLAVWTFLVPEAGERFVEWEQIAEGMAHGLRMQAASHPDDPRVAEVIATLRDRSADFRLMWAKQGAFECTFASKLMRHPAVGEFRLDCEAFPVPGSAVQKMNVHSAPAGSPAESKLAELRGLLVPA, from the coding sequence ATGGACGGCAGGGAAGAGTTCGGCAGCTTCCTCCGTGCCGCCCGCGCCCGTACGGCGCCCACCACGGTCGCCGGGCTTGCGGCCGGCGGTCCCGGCGACGGTCCTCGGCAGCGCCGGGTCAAAGGTCTGCGCCGCGAAGAGGTCGCCCAGCTCGCCGGCGTCAGCTTCGACTACTACGCCCGGCTCGAGCAGGGCCGCATCGGCCATGTCTCCGACGCGGTGCTGGCAGGCGTCGCGGACGCCCTCAGCCTCGACCAGGCGGAGCGCCGCTATCTGCGCGATCTGATGGAGGGGCCGCGCCGCCCCTCCACGGCGTCCCGCGTCGGCACCTCGCCGTCTCGGGGTGAACGGGCGCGGCCGACGATCCGGCGCCTCGTGGACGCCTTCGCCGACGTACCCGTGATGGTGACGGGCCGCGGCATGGATGTCCTGGCGGTGAACGCCCTGGCAGCCGAGATCTTCTTCGACTCCGCCACCGTGCCGGCCTCCGGGCGGAACCTCGCGGTGTGGACCTTCCTGGTCCCGGAGGCAGGGGAGCGGTTCGTCGAGTGGGAGCAGATCGCCGAGGGCATGGCCCACGGCCTGCGCATGCAGGCGGCAAGCCACCCCGACGACCCCCGGGTGGCCGAGGTGATCGCGACGCTGCGCGACCGCAGTGCGGACTTCCGCCTGATGTGGGCGAAGCAGGGCGCTTTCGAGTGCACCTTCGCCAGCAAGCTGATGCGCCACCCCGCGGTCGGCGAGTTCCGGCTCGACTGCGAGGCCTTCCCCGTACCGGGCAGCGCGGTCCAGAAGATGAACGTCCACAGCGCCCCCGCCGGCTCGCCCGCCGAGAGCAAACTGGCCGAGCTGCGCGGACTCCTCGTCCCAGCCTGA
- a CDS encoding TetR/AcrR family transcriptional regulator C-terminal domain-containing protein: MTDPAPPTVWARPRPEPRRRAPGVDRYVAAALAVADAEGLAAVSMRRVAGDVASGTATLYRYIANRDELVDLMVDAVRGEEPLPEPTRDWRTDLAAFATALRATLMRHPWLAGELAGRPSLGPNSLRRSESALRAAVALTPDITLASQALGTVHSYVLGSVATQQAARRAEQRTGLTEEQWQRSVGPYISEVLAAGEHPMLARRVHEGEEVDPDVEFAFGLDCVLDGLAARLPRPSGTS, from the coding sequence ATGACCGACCCTGCCCCTCCGACGGTGTGGGCCCGCCCTCGCCCCGAACCACGCCGGCGCGCCCCGGGGGTGGACCGCTACGTGGCCGCCGCGCTGGCCGTCGCCGACGCGGAGGGCCTGGCCGCGGTGTCGATGCGCCGGGTCGCGGGCGACGTCGCGTCCGGAACGGCCACCCTCTACCGCTACATCGCCAACCGCGACGAGCTGGTGGACCTGATGGTCGACGCCGTGCGGGGCGAGGAACCGCTTCCCGAGCCCACCCGGGACTGGCGCACCGATCTGGCCGCGTTCGCCACCGCGCTGCGCGCGACTCTGATGCGGCACCCGTGGCTGGCGGGAGAACTGGCGGGCCGGCCCTCACTCGGCCCCAACTCGTTGCGCCGGTCCGAATCCGCGCTGCGTGCCGCCGTCGCGCTCACGCCCGACATCACCCTGGCCTCACAGGCGCTCGGCACCGTGCATTCGTACGTGCTCGGCTCGGTGGCCACGCAGCAGGCCGCTCGGCGGGCCGAGCAGCGCACCGGCCTGACCGAGGAGCAGTGGCAGCGCAGCGTGGGCCCGTACATCAGCGAGGTCCTCGCGGCGGGCGAGCACCCGATGCTCGCCCGCCGCGTCCACGAAGGCGAGGAGGTCGACCCCGACGTCGAGTTCGCCTTCGGCCTGGACTGCGTACTCGACGGTCTCGCGGCCCGACTACCCAGACCGTCGGGAACTTCGTAG
- a CDS encoding RICIN domain-containing protein produces MAQDFNTQLCVDDGMTTDLRDTNCNGYAGNLHQLWEDTSGNPGNRTFRNLGTGRCLDDSETLKLRTIDCTTNNIHQHFQWVFTGNSSWAIVSAARGRCLDDSPTLHLRDAPCSDFGTNDHQEFYFG; encoded by the coding sequence GTGGCACAGGACTTCAACACGCAGCTGTGCGTGGACGACGGCATGACGACCGATCTGCGCGATACGAACTGCAACGGTTACGCCGGAAACCTTCACCAGTTATGGGAGGACACCTCGGGCAACCCAGGCAACCGGACCTTCCGCAACCTGGGAACGGGCCGCTGCCTGGACGACAGCGAGACGTTGAAACTGCGTACCATCGACTGCACGACGAATAACATCCACCAGCATTTCCAATGGGTCTTCACCGGCAATTCGTCCTGGGCGATCGTGAGTGCCGCAAGGGGCAGGTGTCTCGACGACAGCCCGACACTCCATCTGCGCGATGCCCCCTGCAGCGATTTCGGCACCAATGACCACCAGGAGTTCTACTTCGGTTAG
- a CDS encoding helix-turn-helix domain-containing protein: protein MVELVALGAHIQGLRRDRGLTLQQLAEAADVSVSMLSSVERGQKAPTIVVLARIADGLGVPLVDLVAQPDDTRIIVRRAADQDSIDEPGGWRRTILTPVVPGVNFEWIRTTLPPDCDAGRFPAYAPGSHEYIVVESGTLRLTIDDTSLDLSEGDSAYFAADVTHAYANAGPGPCTYYVAALVMRPRPVQPRT from the coding sequence ATGGTTGAGCTTGTGGCACTGGGCGCCCACATTCAGGGGCTGCGACGCGACCGGGGCCTGACCCTTCAGCAACTGGCCGAAGCAGCCGACGTGAGCGTGAGCATGCTGTCCTCGGTCGAGCGCGGGCAGAAGGCGCCCACGATCGTGGTCCTGGCCCGCATCGCGGACGGCCTCGGCGTGCCTCTCGTCGATCTCGTCGCCCAGCCCGACGACACGCGGATCATCGTGCGCCGCGCCGCCGACCAGGACAGCATCGACGAGCCAGGCGGATGGCGGCGGACGATCCTCACACCGGTGGTGCCCGGCGTGAACTTCGAGTGGATCCGCACGACCCTGCCGCCGGACTGCGACGCCGGCCGATTCCCGGCGTACGCTCCGGGCTCCCACGAGTACATCGTCGTCGAGTCCGGCACGCTCCGGCTGACCATCGACGACACGTCCCTGGACCTGAGCGAGGGCGACTCGGCCTACTTCGCCGCGGACGTCACCCACGCCTATGCAAACGCGGGTCCTGGGCCCTGCACGTACTACGTCGCCGCACTCGTCATGCGTCCACGCCCGGTCCAGCCACGGACGTGA
- a CDS encoding FAD-dependent monooxygenase — translation MTETVYPDVPVLVVGGGSVGLLTAALLVHHGVPAVLVERRSGPSVHPRATGIGARTVEILRELGLDAAVDAGAVDLRGATGKAVARTVVDMGAGDVVTMAMATPPAAELDLTPFRLRGVCAQDRLDAVVAAHLERRGADLRWSTRLVGIAQDAEGADVELAGPDGHYSLRCAHVVAADGAHSSVRTALGVGASGAGDLGKSKINILFRADLRPHLRGMSFGTCTITTPEAPGLLVTVDGETNWVLHVGCDIEGGERPDDFTSERCAALVRAAVGDPELDVEVRSVLPWRPRSSLADRFAAGRVFLVGDAAHTVAPLGAFGLNTGVADAHNLAWKLAAVHHGEAGAGLLDTYAQEREPVAAATLDQAMRRYADPKLHWGRGPEADAARAAAGVWAAPVVHLGQRYASAAVVDPQPELPSTVDLAAALDGSPGSRVPHAWVDGVSTLDLVASRWTLLVGAAGDRWLAAASHAGLPAHRVPAPWLPATGALLVRPDAIVALRTTTPPPDPARFLTDVLDQVLSRPAAVPSA, via the coding sequence ATGACGGAGACAGTGTATCCAGATGTGCCGGTGCTCGTGGTCGGAGGCGGCAGCGTCGGACTGCTCACCGCCGCGCTGCTCGTCCACCACGGCGTCCCCGCGGTGCTCGTCGAACGCCGGTCAGGGCCGTCCGTCCACCCGCGCGCCACCGGCATCGGGGCGCGTACCGTCGAGATCCTGCGCGAACTCGGGCTCGACGCGGCCGTCGACGCCGGCGCGGTCGACCTCAGGGGCGCCACCGGCAAGGCGGTGGCGCGGACCGTCGTCGACATGGGTGCGGGCGACGTCGTGACCATGGCCATGGCGACCCCGCCCGCCGCCGAACTTGACCTGACGCCGTTCCGGCTGCGCGGCGTCTGCGCGCAGGACCGCCTCGACGCCGTGGTGGCGGCCCACCTGGAGCGCCGCGGAGCGGATCTGCGCTGGTCGACCCGCCTGGTCGGCATCGCGCAGGACGCCGAGGGGGCCGACGTCGAACTGGCGGGCCCCGACGGCCACTACTCGCTGCGCTGCGCGCACGTGGTGGCCGCGGACGGCGCGCACAGCTCCGTGCGGACCGCACTCGGCGTGGGCGCCTCGGGGGCCGGCGACCTGGGCAAGTCGAAGATCAACATACTGTTCCGCGCTGATCTGCGCCCCCATCTGCGGGGGATGTCCTTCGGCACCTGCACGATCACCACGCCGGAGGCGCCGGGCCTGCTGGTGACCGTGGACGGCGAGACGAACTGGGTCCTGCACGTCGGTTGCGACATCGAAGGAGGCGAGCGCCCCGACGACTTCACATCCGAGCGCTGCGCCGCGCTCGTCCGGGCGGCGGTCGGCGATCCCGAACTCGACGTCGAGGTCCGCAGCGTGCTCCCGTGGCGCCCCCGGAGCTCGCTGGCCGACCGCTTCGCCGCCGGCCGCGTCTTCCTCGTCGGCGACGCCGCGCACACCGTGGCGCCCCTGGGCGCGTTCGGCCTCAACACCGGCGTCGCCGACGCCCACAACCTGGCGTGGAAACTGGCCGCCGTCCACCACGGCGAGGCGGGCGCCGGCCTGCTCGACACCTACGCCCAGGAGCGCGAGCCGGTCGCCGCGGCGACGCTGGACCAGGCAATGCGCCGGTACGCCGACCCGAAGCTGCACTGGGGCCGTGGCCCCGAGGCCGACGCCGCCAGGGCCGCGGCAGGAGTGTGGGCAGCGCCCGTCGTGCACCTCGGCCAGCGGTACGCCTCGGCCGCCGTCGTCGACCCGCAGCCCGAACTCCCGTCCACCGTCGACCTGGCGGCGGCACTCGACGGGTCGCCGGGCTCGCGGGTGCCCCACGCGTGGGTCGACGGGGTCTCCACGCTCGACCTGGTCGCCTCCCGCTGGACCCTGCTGGTGGGCGCCGCCGGCGACCGCTGGCTCGCCGCGGCTTCGCACGCCGGCCTCCCGGCCCACCGGGTCCCCGCCCCCTGGCTCCCCGCCACCGGAGCCCTGCTCGTACGTCCGGACGCGATCGTCGCGCTGCGCACCACGACGCCGCCCCCGGACCCGGCACGCTTCCTCACCGACGTCCTCGACCAGGTGCTGTCCCGACCGGCCGCGGTGCCGAGCGCGTGA